Proteins from a single region of Stappia sp. ES.058:
- a CDS encoding YqjD family protein: MATAKTSTARDNDDAVSAQEIEENIARIRGDIADLASSLKKYGAGKSDEYRSRASAAGDDLTRKSQDALSDLTAELQGYEKALTEEIRRHPLQSLGIAAGIGFLIAALVRR, from the coding sequence ATGGCCACTGCAAAAACTTCGACCGCCAGAGACAACGACGATGCGGTCAGCGCACAGGAAATTGAAGAAAACATCGCGCGGATCCGGGGCGACATCGCCGATCTGGCAAGTTCCCTGAAAAAATATGGCGCGGGCAAGTCCGATGAATACAGATCGCGTGCCTCCGCAGCCGGAGACGACCTGACGCGCAAGTCTCAAGACGCTCTCAGCGATCTCACCGCCGAGCTTCAGGGCTACGAGAAGGCTCTGACGGAAGAGATCCGTCGTCATCCGCTGCAGTCACTCGGCATCGCCGCCGGTATCGGTTTCCTGATCGCGGCGCTGGTGCGCCGGTAA
- a CDS encoding DUF1328 domain-containing protein, translating into MLSWAIFFLVVALIAAVLGFGGIAGTAVSIAKLIFFVAIALFVVSAVVHLVRGRGV; encoded by the coding sequence ATGCTATCCTGGGCAATATTCTTCTTGGTCGTCGCGCTGATCGCGGCGGTGTTGGGCTTCGGCGGGATCGCCGGAACGGCAGTGTCGATCGCCAAGCTCATCTTCTTTGTCGCGATTGCGCTGTTTGTAGTCTCCGCCGTCGTGCATCTGGTTCGAGGACGAGGTGTCTGA
- a CDS encoding sigma-70 family RNA polymerase sigma factor, which yields MSAAQFKKDLVEAIPRLRAFARSISGDRDRADDLVQETLSKAIANKDKFTEGTNLTAWLITILRNHFYSVGRKMQREVPDPDGEHAATLETKPQQSGHLELKDFLSALQVLPDDQREALILIGASGFSYDEAAEILGVKTGTVKSRVSRARIRLEELMNGREEFDRSEIAVAESAAMIQDALTV from the coding sequence ATGAGCGCCGCACAGTTCAAGAAGGACCTTGTCGAGGCGATCCCGCGATTGCGCGCCTTCGCGAGGTCGATCAGCGGCGATCGGGATCGCGCCGACGATCTCGTTCAGGAAACGCTCTCGAAAGCGATCGCGAACAAGGACAAGTTCACCGAAGGGACCAATTTGACCGCCTGGTTGATTACCATCTTGCGGAACCATTTCTATTCGGTCGGCCGAAAGATGCAGCGCGAGGTTCCCGATCCCGACGGAGAGCACGCCGCGACCCTGGAAACGAAGCCGCAGCAGTCTGGCCATCTGGAACTCAAGGACTTCCTGAGCGCCTTGCAGGTTCTGCCGGACGATCAGCGCGAAGCGCTTATCCTGATCGGCGCCAGCGGGTTTTCCTATGATGAGGCAGCCGAGATTCTCGGCGTCAAGACCGGTACTGTGAAGAGCCGGGTGTCGCGTGCGCGCATCCGCCTGGAAGAGTTGATGAACGGTCGGGAAGAGTTCGATCGCTCCGAGATCGCGGTCGCCGAGTCCGCGGCGATGATTCAGGATGCGCTGACCGTTTGA
- a CDS encoding gamma-glutamyl-gamma-aminobutyrate hydrolase family protein gives MKALIGVSTSARGGWRSFLAIRFALWRAGGKAVRITPDRPVDLDRLDGLVAGGGDDISATLYGGELVPDVRIDPQRDALEMELIQSAVSRGLPVLGICRGSQMINVALGGTLHANIWDFYEGAPRLRTVLPRKSIKMSPGSVLASILKCDECKVNALHHQSVKDLGPGLEVSARDGSGIVQAIEAVSGSGVLGVQWHPELMPFSASQRHLFAWFVQQASRPRHATAEGGDARSPA, from the coding sequence ATGAAAGCACTGATCGGTGTCTCGACATCGGCCCGCGGCGGCTGGCGCTCGTTCCTTGCAATCCGCTTTGCGCTGTGGCGTGCAGGCGGAAAGGCGGTGCGCATCACGCCCGACAGGCCGGTGGATCTCGATCGTCTCGACGGGCTCGTGGCCGGGGGCGGGGATGACATCAGTGCAACGCTTTATGGCGGCGAACTGGTGCCGGACGTTCGCATCGACCCGCAACGCGATGCACTTGAAATGGAGTTGATCCAGTCTGCGGTATCTCGTGGATTGCCGGTTCTCGGCATTTGTCGCGGCTCGCAGATGATCAATGTCGCCCTGGGCGGGACGCTGCACGCCAATATCTGGGATTTCTACGAAGGTGCACCGCGACTTCGCACCGTCTTGCCACGCAAGTCGATCAAGATGTCTCCCGGTTCGGTTCTGGCATCGATCCTCAAATGTGACGAGTGCAAGGTCAACGCACTGCATCATCAATCCGTGAAGGATCTCGGGCCGGGGTTGGAGGTCAGTGCAAGGGATGGATCCGGCATCGTGCAAGCGATCGAGGCCGTCTCCGGATCCGGTGTCCTTGGCGTGCAATGGCATCCGGAGTTGATGCCCTTTTCCGCCAGCCAGCGGCACTTGTTTGCCTGGTTCGTGCAGCAGGCCAGCCGTCCTCGCCACGCGACCGCCGAGGGCGGAGACGCGCGCTCGCCCGCGTGA
- a CDS encoding Crp/Fnr family transcriptional regulator — MSDRLAIQTKCRKCPLRDMEIFRPLDEKELKVVSEFKTGELTVGAGATILLEENKTPHLYTILDGWAFRHKSLVDGRRQILNFAFPGDFLGLQLAVSSEMQHTVTALTQTTLCVFQRDEVWSVFKNNPKLAYSLTWMAAREEQLLDGQLLSIGRRTALEKLAYLILHLHDRAEAVGYAGNLAFDVPFKQEHLSDSLGITPVHTSRTVRKLLERNLITWVRDRIQILDREGLEQVALYESDHETRRPLI; from the coding sequence ATGTCAGACCGTCTGGCGATCCAGACCAAGTGCCGGAAATGCCCTTTGCGCGACATGGAGATTTTCCGGCCATTAGACGAGAAAGAGCTGAAGGTTGTTTCCGAGTTCAAGACCGGGGAATTGACCGTGGGAGCGGGGGCGACAATCCTGCTCGAAGAAAACAAGACACCACACCTCTACACCATACTCGACGGTTGGGCGTTCCGGCACAAATCGCTGGTGGACGGCCGGCGGCAGATTCTCAACTTTGCGTTTCCCGGCGACTTTCTGGGGTTGCAGCTTGCCGTTTCGAGCGAGATGCAGCACACGGTCACGGCACTTACGCAGACAACGCTGTGCGTTTTTCAAAGAGACGAAGTGTGGTCCGTCTTCAAGAACAATCCGAAGCTTGCCTATTCGCTCACATGGATGGCCGCCCGGGAGGAACAATTGCTGGACGGCCAACTCCTGAGCATTGGCCGGCGCACCGCGTTGGAGAAACTGGCGTATCTCATTCTCCATCTGCATGATCGGGCAGAGGCGGTCGGTTACGCCGGAAATCTTGCCTTCGATGTGCCCTTCAAGCAGGAGCACCTGTCAGATTCTCTCGGGATAACGCCCGTGCACACCAGTCGGACAGTCCGGAAATTGCTGGAAAGAAACCTGATTACCTGGGTTCGGGACCGAATACAGATCCTCGACCGGGAGGGTTTGGAGCAAGTCGCTCTTTACGAATCGGACCACGAAACACGGCGCCCCCTGATCTGA
- a CDS encoding formate/nitrite transporter family protein, which translates to MDDTPIKRSGAKPENESQVTEERLNRKGTRLSADDMSEVGNRLRLRAAVVYEIIRQEGEEELARAPRNLWWSGIAAGLSIGFSILGEALLRAYLPDVGWRHLIENLGYGTGFLIVILARQQLFTENTLTAVLPAISAGKQYTYWRVLRLWGIVLLANIVGTALFGSALASGLFITEPVFDAVEALSAHLMEIPPIQMFLRGIVAGWVVATLVWLLPSAEHSKIAIIFLMAWLIAALDLTHVVAGSVEAVFAFWTGHASLADIVGGFLLPTLMGNIIGGSALFALIAYAQVSEEI; encoded by the coding sequence GTGGACGATACCCCGATAAAACGGTCCGGTGCCAAGCCGGAAAACGAAAGCCAGGTCACCGAGGAACGGCTCAACCGCAAAGGAACGCGGCTCAGCGCTGACGACATGTCCGAGGTCGGCAACCGTTTGAGGCTGCGCGCTGCGGTCGTCTACGAGATCATCCGTCAGGAAGGCGAAGAGGAACTGGCGCGTGCTCCGCGGAACCTGTGGTGGTCGGGCATTGCGGCCGGTCTGTCGATCGGTTTTTCCATTCTCGGCGAAGCCTTGTTGCGTGCCTATCTTCCCGATGTCGGTTGGCGCCATCTGATCGAGAACCTTGGCTATGGAACAGGGTTTTTGATCGTCATTCTCGCCAGACAGCAGCTGTTTACGGAGAATACGCTCACCGCGGTTCTGCCCGCAATCAGTGCGGGCAAGCAATACACCTATTGGCGGGTTCTCCGATTGTGGGGGATCGTGCTGCTTGCAAACATCGTTGGTACGGCTTTGTTTGGAAGCGCCCTTGCGTCGGGCTTGTTCATCACAGAGCCGGTCTTTGATGCGGTGGAGGCCTTGTCGGCCCATCTGATGGAGATTCCGCCGATCCAGATGTTTCTTCGCGGCATTGTCGCCGGCTGGGTCGTTGCGACTCTGGTCTGGCTGTTGCCAAGTGCCGAGCACTCCAAGATCGCGATCATTTTCCTGATGGCGTGGTTGATTGCGGCACTCGACCTCACGCATGTGGTGGCCGGCTCGGTTGAGGCCGTTTTTGCATTCTGGACCGGCCATGCAAGTCTTGCCGACATCGTTGGCGGATTCCTGCTGCCGACATTGATGGGCAACATCATCGGCGGCTCCGCCTTGTTCGCCCTGATCGCCTACGCGCAGGTCAGTGAGGAGATCTGA
- a CDS encoding amidoligase family protein, whose translation MLETFRILSPGSDTNPNSKVFRKWYVRKIPPAARQIREPGRTPCVHPRERLSYMRKDDHQSRSAGKAPEGDTADDGERRVGVEVEFGGLNAQDAAHVIKDLLGGEISTRDAHRYELKGTSLGDIRVELDSKYVHSGDTASAFEKKMRRFAGDVSGSIVPTELVTDPLPVSSLSRLDTLLDKLAKAGAVGTEQPHLAYGVHLNIEWKDHDIRSILRVLQAYLLMAPALRMDIEPDTTRTLLPFIGRFPKDYEAKVLDPDYNPDFGQFVADYCEANPTKNRELDLLPLLASIDEGTVENALKEKPAAVRPAFHYRLPNSLIGADDWSILKEWERWLCVEMLANDEDNLLKGLSDVRDRRGSHDPVGTLRRMFARVIGK comes from the coding sequence TTGCTGGAAACGTTCCGGATCCTTTCGCCCGGATCCGACACAAACCCGAATTCAAAAGTCTTCCGCAAATGGTATGTTCGGAAAATTCCCCCGGCCGCGAGGCAAATCCGGGAACCTGGGCGCACGCCATGCGTTCACCCGCGAGAAAGGTTATCGTACATGCGGAAAGACGATCATCAATCCCGATCTGCGGGGAAGGCTCCTGAGGGTGACACCGCGGACGACGGCGAAAGACGGGTTGGCGTCGAAGTCGAGTTTGGCGGCTTGAATGCGCAGGATGCCGCTCACGTCATCAAGGACTTGCTGGGCGGTGAAATCTCGACAAGGGACGCCCATCGATACGAGTTGAAGGGAACGTCGCTTGGCGATATCCGGGTCGAGCTCGATAGCAAGTATGTCCACAGTGGCGACACGGCCTCCGCGTTCGAAAAGAAGATGCGCCGGTTCGCCGGCGATGTTTCCGGTTCGATCGTTCCAACAGAACTGGTCACCGACCCGCTGCCGGTCTCGTCGCTTTCAAGGCTGGACACACTGTTGGACAAACTCGCGAAAGCAGGTGCCGTGGGTACGGAGCAGCCTCATCTGGCCTATGGCGTGCATTTGAATATCGAATGGAAAGACCACGATATCCGGTCCATCCTCCGGGTCCTGCAGGCGTATCTCCTGATGGCTCCTGCGCTTCGCATGGACATCGAGCCCGACACGACCCGCACGCTGCTTCCCTTCATCGGCCGGTTCCCCAAGGACTATGAAGCAAAGGTGCTCGATCCCGATTACAACCCGGATTTCGGGCAGTTCGTCGCGGATTACTGCGAGGCAAACCCGACCAAGAACCGTGAGCTGGATCTTCTCCCGCTCCTTGCCTCCATTGACGAAGGCACGGTCGAGAACGCATTGAAGGAAAAGCCTGCCGCAGTCCGCCCGGCGTTTCACTACCGGCTTCCCAACTCCCTGATCGGGGCCGACGATTGGTCGATCCTGAAGGAATGGGAGCGGTGGCTTTGCGTGGAAATGCTGGCAAACGATGAAGACAATCTTCTGAAGGGCTTGAGCGACGTCCGCGACCGGCGCGGATCGCACGATCCCGTCGGGACGCTCAGGCGGATGTTCGCCAGGGTGATTGGCAAATGA
- a CDS encoding AI-2E family transporter, with protein MTTHVDATGDEKRHRPGPTAWPGSDDPVSRGALLILCVIASVAALDIGQVILAPVCLSIVVGSIFGPAADRLCRMGVPSWVSAASMVILFIMFILTVGAALMVPLSDWMDRLPLIWSRLQAQLMSWQGVFSSIGSLQEELRNAMGRSGEVQVSVEDTSAVESVFYFAPNFVAQVILFLASLYFFILTRPYLHKSALDLTSNQTNRDYMSNALKKIGERLSTYLFSITLVNIALGAAVTLAMWALGVPSPPLWGMLAGLLNYVIYVGPAVMVVLMTCVGLAIGDTPLAIATPPLVYLALNLTEAQFITPTVLGRTMTLNPFVVFLAIAFWIWLWGPVGGFVAVPILLVVATMIEIVLKKS; from the coding sequence ATGACGACACACGTTGATGCCACCGGTGACGAGAAACGTCACCGTCCGGGGCCAACCGCATGGCCGGGTTCAGACGACCCCGTCAGCCGCGGCGCCTTGCTGATCCTGTGCGTGATCGCCTCTGTGGCGGCGCTCGACATCGGCCAGGTTATTCTCGCGCCGGTCTGCCTGTCCATTGTGGTCGGGTCGATATTCGGGCCGGCAGCGGACCGGTTGTGCCGAATGGGCGTGCCATCCTGGGTCTCCGCGGCGTCGATGGTGATCCTTTTCATCATGTTCATCCTGACAGTCGGCGCGGCGCTGATGGTGCCCTTGTCGGACTGGATGGACCGGCTTCCGCTCATCTGGTCGCGCCTTCAGGCCCAACTGATGAGTTGGCAGGGAGTGTTTTCTTCGATCGGAAGCCTGCAGGAAGAATTGCGCAATGCGATGGGGCGTTCTGGCGAAGTTCAGGTGAGCGTTGAGGATACATCGGCCGTGGAGAGCGTATTCTATTTCGCACCGAACTTCGTGGCACAGGTCATTCTTTTTCTGGCGAGCCTTTATTTCTTTATATTGACACGTCCCTATCTGCACAAATCAGCATTGGATCTTACGTCGAATCAAACGAACCGTGACTATATGTCCAATGCCCTCAAGAAAATCGGCGAGCGGCTCTCGACATATCTGTTTTCGATCACGCTGGTGAACATCGCTCTGGGCGCCGCGGTCACACTGGCGATGTGGGCCCTCGGCGTTCCGTCTCCGCCGCTCTGGGGGATGCTGGCCGGTCTGCTCAATTACGTCATCTATGTCGGCCCCGCGGTGATGGTGGTGCTCATGACCTGTGTCGGGTTGGCGATCGGCGATACGCCGCTCGCGATCGCGACGCCCCCGCTGGTGTATCTGGCGTTGAACCTTACGGAAGCCCAATTCATCACCCCGACCGTTCTCGGCCGCACGATGACGCTCAATCCGTTCGTTGTGTTTCTGGCGATAGCTTTCTGGATTTGGCTATGGGGCCCGGTCGGCGGTTTCGTCGCGGTTCCGATCCTTCTCGTTGTGGCAACCATGATCGAAATCGTTTTGAAAAAAAGCTGA
- a CDS encoding sensor histidine kinase, whose translation MADLLDYLFGAASFMPHGYCLLWRPDLVALHALSDAAIALAYVAIPVAMLIYLGRRPDIHGTPRRIAHLFIAFILACALTHFAALATLWWPAYGAQGLIKALTAVISIATAVTTWIMLPRLLAIAPLQDLERANALLQRENRNLSKQVGKSREELNRTNDRFEMALTGSNISIFTQDADLRYTWIHNPRFGLDPSSIVGKTDAEAFSPEAAEDMVPMKRQVMESGEAASTYIAFDSQAAGTVYFDLVVHPTKSDEGTVDGVVCTAIDMTEKHLYEIRLTSLASRLAEANQRFEKALDGSLITVFEQDRDLTYVHVVNPPAGTTVEDFVGQTDETVFSKEDRLKLAPAKQRVMESGESTVLEVDLDMAGQQKNYNVSLDPARDRTGTITGVIGTAVDLTHKRENERQMHLVMRELTHRSKNLLAVIQAMARQTAARSDNPEDFVESFSARLQAMAASHDLLVSQSWYGADLRELVIAHLAQSIDPDSPQIEVSGPTRSISADAAQNLGLALHELTTNAAKYGALSVLDGKLAVAWEIGETVVRLSWTETGGPHVSAPKRDGFGRMLLERLVAPALDGDVTIDFAASGVRCTIEFPIRHLAG comes from the coding sequence ATGGCTGACCTTCTGGACTATCTCTTTGGCGCAGCGTCTTTCATGCCGCACGGATATTGTCTTTTGTGGCGTCCCGATCTGGTGGCTCTCCATGCCCTCTCCGACGCCGCAATCGCGCTCGCCTATGTCGCGATACCGGTCGCGATGCTGATCTATCTGGGAAGGCGTCCCGATATTCACGGCACGCCTCGCAGGATTGCCCATCTCTTTATAGCCTTTATCCTGGCCTGCGCCCTGACCCATTTCGCTGCGCTCGCGACCTTGTGGTGGCCTGCCTATGGCGCGCAGGGACTGATCAAGGCCTTGACCGCGGTGATTTCCATCGCAACCGCGGTCACAACCTGGATCATGCTGCCAAGATTGCTGGCAATCGCGCCGCTCCAGGACCTGGAACGCGCGAACGCGCTCTTGCAGAGGGAAAACCGCAATCTGAGCAAGCAGGTCGGCAAGAGCCGCGAGGAACTGAACCGCACCAATGACCGGTTCGAAATGGCCTTGACCGGCTCGAACATCTCCATTTTCACCCAGGATGCGGATCTGCGATACACATGGATCCACAATCCCCGCTTCGGCCTCGATCCGTCCAGCATCGTCGGCAAGACGGACGCTGAGGCGTTTTCGCCCGAAGCGGCGGAAGACATGGTGCCGATGAAGCGACAGGTGATGGAAAGCGGCGAGGCCGCATCGACCTATATCGCATTCGACAGCCAGGCGGCCGGCACGGTCTATTTCGATCTCGTCGTGCATCCGACGAAGAGTGACGAAGGCACCGTCGACGGCGTGGTGTGCACCGCCATCGACATGACAGAAAAACACCTCTACGAGATCCGGCTCACCTCCCTGGCCAGCCGCCTGGCCGAGGCCAACCAGCGGTTTGAAAAAGCGCTCGACGGGTCCCTGATCACGGTTTTCGAGCAGGACCGCGACCTGACATATGTCCATGTGGTCAATCCGCCGGCGGGCACGACCGTGGAGGACTTCGTCGGTCAAACGGACGAAACAGTGTTTTCCAAAGAAGATCGCCTGAAGCTCGCCCCGGCGAAACAACGCGTTATGGAGAGCGGAGAAAGCACGGTTCTGGAAGTCGATCTGGACATGGCCGGGCAGCAGAAAAACTACAATGTGTCCCTAGACCCGGCGCGGGATCGCACCGGAACGATCACGGGTGTCATCGGCACGGCTGTGGACCTGACCCACAAGCGCGAAAACGAACGCCAGATGCATCTCGTCATGCGGGAACTGACACATAGGTCCAAAAACCTGCTGGCTGTCATTCAGGCCATGGCCCGGCAGACGGCGGCCCGCTCGGACAACCCCGAAGACTTCGTCGAGAGTTTCTCGGCGCGCCTGCAGGCCATGGCCGCAAGCCACGACCTGCTTGTGTCCCAGTCCTGGTACGGCGCCGACCTGCGAGAACTGGTGATTGCACATCTCGCCCAGTCGATTGATCCCGACAGCCCGCAGATCGAGGTCAGCGGACCGACACGCTCGATATCGGCGGATGCCGCTCAAAATCTCGGTCTCGCCTTGCATGAACTGACCACCAATGCAGCCAAATACGGCGCCCTTTCCGTCCTCGATGGCAAACTGGCCGTTGCATGGGAGATCGGCGAAACCGTGGTGCGCCTCTCGTGGACGGAAACCGGCGGTCCTCACGTGAGTGCCCCGAAGCGCGACGGGTTCGGCCGAATGCTGCTGGAGCGGCTGGTGGCTCCGGCATTGGACGGAGACGTGACGATCGATTTCGCTGCGTCCGGCGTTCGCTGCACCATCGAGTTTCCGATCCGGCACCTGGCGGGCTAA
- a CDS encoding Rho termination factor N-terminal domain-containing protein: protein MGDKNRSSIKNEDVYEALRKDGNSKEKAARIANAQANKNQSPSSKGGRARPYEDWTKEELYDRAQELEIEGRSEMDKAELIAALRE from the coding sequence ATGGGCGACAAGAACCGCTCCAGCATCAAGAACGAAGACGTCTACGAGGCGCTGAGAAAAGACGGAAACAGCAAGGAAAAGGCCGCGCGGATCGCCAATGCGCAGGCGAACAAAAATCAGTCACCGTCCAGCAAGGGCGGGCGCGCCCGGCCCTATGAGGACTGGACCAAGGAAGAGCTTTACGACCGGGCACAAGAGCTTGAGATCGAGGGTCGGTCGGAAATGGACAAGGCGGAGTTGATTGCCGCCTTGCGCGAATAG
- a CDS encoding PLD nuclease N-terminal domain-containing protein produces the protein MELSAVLFVFRAQLNWRYEMEYGILGLVVLILDIYAVVKTLGSGASTGAKILWTLGILIFPVIGFIVWFFAGPRGGTQTI, from the coding sequence TTGGAACTTTCCGCCGTTTTGTTCGTTTTCCGTGCACAGCTCAATTGGAGATATGAAATGGAATACGGAATACTTGGACTTGTCGTTCTTATTCTCGATATTTATGCCGTCGTGAAAACCTTGGGAAGCGGCGCGTCGACCGGCGCGAAGATCCTATGGACGCTCGGCATTCTGATTTTCCCGGTGATCGGGTTCATTGTCTGGTTCTTCGCCGGCCCCCGCGGTGGCACGCAGACGATCTGA
- a CDS encoding CsbD family protein — protein MNWDQIEGNWKEFKGKAQAQWGKLTDDELDQVNGRRVELVGLLQQKYGQGREEAEREVDSWLANN, from the coding sequence ATGAATTGGGACCAAATCGAAGGCAACTGGAAAGAGTTCAAGGGCAAGGCGCAGGCCCAGTGGGGCAAGCTCACGGACGATGAACTGGACCAGGTCAACGGACGACGCGTCGAGCTTGTCGGGCTTCTGCAGCAGAAATACGGGCAGGGGCGCGAAGAAGCCGAACGCGAAGTCGATTCCTGGCTCGCCAACAACTAG
- a CDS encoding NepR family anti-sigma factor, whose protein sequence is MAGKTRPDASDPDFGVIKPTAGAKTKEDWIGNQLRKVYDEALCEDIPADMLELLTALDDGGVDKAASDEEAAE, encoded by the coding sequence ATGGCAGGAAAAACCCGACCTGATGCATCGGATCCGGACTTCGGTGTCATCAAGCCGACGGCTGGCGCCAAGACGAAAGAGGACTGGATCGGCAACCAACTCAGGAAAGTCTACGATGAGGCGCTGTGCGAGGATATTCCCGCGGACATGCTGGAGTTGCTGACTGCTCTTGACGATGGTGGCGTCGACAAAGCCGCCTCCGACGAAGAGGCTGCTGAATGA
- a CDS encoding response regulator encodes MTPESDTPKLKLLGAALIVEDNPIIAHDTQYILEEIGFSPVEILSNLADGLEKFASLVFSFIILDVQFSDENSLKFAERLTESGAQIILASGYGNPENLPLFLRNQAVIGKPYTKAQIEALVMSSPPHG; translated from the coding sequence ATGACACCCGAATCCGACACGCCCAAGCTGAAATTGCTTGGAGCGGCCTTGATTGTTGAAGACAATCCTATAATTGCCCACGATACACAGTATATTCTCGAAGAAATTGGGTTTTCTCCCGTAGAAATCTTGTCGAACCTGGCCGATGGATTGGAGAAATTCGCAAGCCTTGTTTTCAGTTTCATCATTCTCGATGTGCAATTCAGCGATGAAAACAGTCTGAAATTCGCCGAACGTCTTACGGAAAGCGGCGCGCAGATCATATTGGCCAGCGGATACGGCAATCCCGAGAACCTGCCGCTGTTCCTTCGAAACCAGGCCGTTATCGGAAAGCCATACACGAAGGCTCAGATCGAGGCTCTCGTCATGTCTTCACCGCCACACGGTTGA
- a CDS encoding response regulator, with protein sequence MSTSLSQDIAPLLPYLRRYARALAGSQKSGDAYVRACLQALVSDQSIIKTEDGIKIGLYRLFHVLWNATVAPPADADGSSSIFEQTAQQRLSTLAPESRQTLLLSTLEGFSIPDTARIIDKSADEVSQLITDAIDEIDRQTKTNVLVIEDEPLISMDLTQIVESLGHSVTQVARTASEAVSAAKTQAPGLVLADIQLADGSSGIDAVKEILANMSVPVIFITSFPERLLTGERPEPTFLITKPFNPNTVKAGISQALFFAEPEAVAV encoded by the coding sequence ATGTCGACGAGCCTTTCCCAAGATATCGCTCCGCTCCTGCCGTATCTGCGCAGATATGCGAGGGCCTTGGCGGGGAGCCAGAAAAGCGGCGATGCATATGTGCGCGCCTGCCTCCAGGCCCTGGTAAGCGATCAGTCAATCATCAAGACCGAAGACGGCATCAAGATCGGACTCTACCGTCTTTTTCACGTTCTGTGGAACGCCACTGTCGCGCCGCCCGCGGACGCCGACGGATCATCGTCGATCTTTGAGCAGACGGCGCAACAGCGGCTCTCGACACTGGCTCCGGAAAGCCGCCAGACACTGCTGTTGTCCACCCTTGAGGGATTTTCGATCCCCGATACGGCCCGGATCATCGACAAGAGCGCGGACGAAGTCAGCCAGCTCATCACCGATGCCATCGACGAGATTGACCGGCAGACGAAGACCAACGTCCTCGTTATCGAGGACGAGCCGCTCATCTCAATGGACCTGACGCAAATCGTCGAATCTCTTGGCCATTCGGTTACACAGGTTGCCAGAACAGCCAGCGAAGCGGTCTCGGCCGCAAAGACACAGGCGCCTGGCCTGGTTTTGGCCGATATTCAATTGGCGGACGGATCCTCCGGGATCGATGCAGTGAAGGAAATTCTCGCGAATATGTCTGTCCCGGTGATCTTTATCACCTCTTTCCCCGAACGGCTTTTGACGGGGGAGCGGCCGGAACCCACATTCCTGATCACCAAGCCGTTCAATCCCAACACGGTGAAGGCGGGAATCAGCCAGGCCCTCTTCTTCGCGGAACCGGAGGCTGTGGCGGTGTGA
- a CDS encoding Dps family protein codes for MAGVLNIETPKTESVKTGVSSEVREQLAKHLSVILADTYCLTVKSHLYHWNVVGPLFKSIHDLTEEHYENLFAATDDLAERIRALGHRAPFNLQDGKLDLTIELPTDGIPDAHAMVEDLVTQHETISARMRDMAKYAGDNGDVVTEDLLTERITFHEKAAWMLRALITE; via the coding sequence ATGGCTGGCGTTTTGAATATCGAAACTCCAAAGACCGAGAGCGTCAAGACGGGCGTTTCAAGCGAAGTTCGCGAACAGCTCGCGAAGCATTTGTCCGTCATCCTCGCGGACACCTACTGCCTGACGGTCAAATCCCATCTATATCACTGGAATGTGGTGGGCCCGCTGTTCAAGTCGATCCACGACCTGACCGAAGAGCACTATGAGAACCTGTTCGCCGCGACCGACGATCTGGCCGAGCGTATTCGTGCCCTTGGTCACCGGGCTCCGTTCAACCTTCAGGACGGAAAGCTGGATCTCACGATCGAATTGCCGACGGATGGAATTCCGGACGCGCACGCGATGGTCGAGGATCTGGTGACGCAGCACGAGACGATTTCGGCCAGAATGCGCGACATGGCGAAATACGCCGGCGACAACGGCGATGTCGTCACCGAAGACCTGCTGACGGAACGGATCACCTTCCACGAGAAGGCCGCCTGGATGCTTCGCGCGCTCATCACGGAGTGA